The genomic segment aaaaaggatcgggcccaggcggcgggcaacagacaacaagcttggaatactggttgataaccttgagggtgtagttgatagaaaaggtaattaactactagcgagtaatgttaggcagagtacaaagttaactctgtggttgctggagggaatagcagttgaattttgtaaagatgctaaagagaaaagtttttggtgtttttgaaatgtttgtaaataaatttaagcaaagaaattagtttgcaattgtttggtcataaataattttgttgcattagttgaagattgtatattgtgttatgttattgtaattgtattaggctaagggtatataagtggtgatttttttttttttgggtttaaaagtagaagttaatagtaagaacccttaagctgtgaatgGCTTTGTATTCAGAAGTAAgttaggatgcaattgtattactgtaaatgatttaattgatgatgtaatttttctttttttgcctgatggtattaagggtatttgtatattgtatgtaatgattgcttgcccagtaggggtagttttgttttgtttttttagatattaagaaaattggtgttagctgcatagcattttatgtaccatgcatttatttatagagttaaatttatgttgtgtgtcttatgttttgttttgtggtgtttgtttgtttgtttttctggccagaattgtcctttgcgttttatgtggtttatgttgtgttttttctagcaccccccctccctcagtgtcagtttgatcacctgacatctgagggatgatttggtaatagaagtttgccacaagttggtgtgctataaagaaagggggaatcctgtagaatttacaccatttatttgttgtgctttgtttttgtttggtgttgttggggttatgttaagaattgcatggttatataggttggctttataaagttttaattttggcttgtgatagattgtggtgttatgctgtcataagttggaaatgttttgcttatgttttcattccttttttctttccctcctttttgattttgggtagaggggggaggtgttgggaatattttgctagcttggcagctgtagtgtgggaagctaagatgtttaggtttttaggatgggttaattaggctttgagctttgttttgagaagttggccttggctagttctatgaagtcacagctgcgggtgtgttaattttgttaaccaattagcaactgcttgcttgcctgcttcaagagtataaagatgtatgctggagagaaataaatgactttgctgccatttaaactgactgaagagctttgttcatatacgcctgcgatgcaacaggaggtgatactttaaaatgatttaaaatatccggctctaggtgttttgctgcctcaagcaaaaaaaaatttggctgtcccccatcccagccctgggctcccccctgtacccccctgctgccccaatcctgggctctccccccagccacacccgctgccgccccagcgctgggcttccccctttcttccccaccagtgccctccccccaccctgctgctgccccagcgctgggctccccccaccagtgcccccccccacctcctgccgccccagccctgggtcactggtaacgctcccagggcaggtcattcagcaggaaatttggatgtgcacaaaacacagacaggattggttcccatatggttacagagctgcagtaaagtggaacaattttcagcttgtgtgattggaggatatctggatgcatattataagcctgtcctccataaatgaggaaaagttgaggtgcctttattattcttttgttccactctttctttctatggggaatttgccaatgcaatatcactgtcttccttttaaacaaacaaaaaggcaatggctgctgaaaatagcaattccagtgctaataagcatttcttgctcaattttatcctgctttttctacagcaagttacagtggatcagtatatttgatttgggagaaatgaagtaagagctgcccaaactgagcttgagcactcctgaatcctgaggtgttcaaatctggaaggcaggtgctgggggtgggagagggctgtgggctccacgggggagcacggcagcaatgtgtctggagctgcatggagccagacacgctgctctgagtggcacagtaagggggctgggggttggagaaggggtagggggttccagggggcagtcaagggacagggagcagggcaggttggatggggcagaggttcaggggggcagtcaggtgacaggcagcaattggataggcatgggagtctcaaggggtttatcaggggacaggtaggagggtcctggggggaagttgggagggtctcaggagggggcagttggggacaaggagaagggaggtttagataggggctggggtcacaaggggcaggggtcttgggagggggcaattgggggacaaggagcagcggcatttagattgggggtggggtcctggggggcagttagggcaggagtcccgggagaggggtatcaggggataAGGACCAgtggtgttagatagggggtgggagtcctgggggggcagttggggcaggggtccggggacGGGGCAAACAGCGGCCGCGTGCCGGGATTCAAATGGCTCTGGTCTGCCCACagcggcagggagccctgagccctttaaataccagccgcggctgggaatctctgcgggcagcccagagccctttgattcccggccgcggctgagatttaaagggctctgtgctccccgcaactgcgggcagcccagagccctctgattcccggccgcggctgggatttaaatggctctgcgctccccgcagctgtgggcaacccagagccttttgattcctggccgcagctgggatttaaagggctctaggctccccgccacagcgggcagcccagagccctctgactcctggccgcggctgagatttaaagggctctgcgctccccacgactgcgggcaacccagagccttttgctTTCCGGCCGTGGCCgtgattcaaagggctctgggctgcctgcagagcgccatgtgcgggggatttagGATCCCCTCGCGGGCTGCATGTTGTGCCAGGCCTGCCTTACAGGATGCTCTTCAGTGATATGGTCACTTATTATTGCTCCAGCAGATAAATAGAACTAACTTTTCCTGCACCCTTAGTCCCCATGGCACCATTCCCAATCCATGGCTTTTAGCTGCACACTCATGCCGTTGCTGGCCTGGCCTGCTCTAGCTCTGTGCACCAGGGCTGGGTTTTTCAAAGGTGGTTAAAGGAGTTGGGCACACAAATCCCACTGCCAGTGAATGAGAGTTGGGCACCTTACACTGGAATAAGTTGTCACTGAAGTGTGTGTTTGCATCTAGGTACGAGGTACTTTCCTTCCCCCCGGCAGCCCGGCCTTCCGCAGGGACAGGGATTGGACAAGGCAGTTAACGATGAGGCTGTCTTAGCTCTGATCAGAGGTGGTCTGTTTCATACTGAATACGCCCACAAGTTTTTGCTGCTACTCTTATACTGAGTGTAGGATTTGAAGAAGCAAATTGTATTGGCCTAACCGGGCTCTTAATACCTCCGTGTTAAAACTCTCATTGGCTCGGATGGAAGCCGAGTTAGGCCAAAGCTGCTGGTATTTGACCATCCTACCCGATTTCTGCAGTGTGCTGTAAGTACGGCTCAGCATATTGGAGAGGAAATACTTCCATGTCAGTGAGTCAAGGCCTCTGTCTAGCACAGATCTAGAGCAGGGGCTCTGAACCgtttgtgctggtgaccccttcacacagcaagtctctgggtgcgacccccccttatacattaaaaacaccattataaatgctggaggtgatgcggggtttggggtggaggctgacagcttgcgaccccccccatgtagtaaccttgtgacccccagtttgagaaccccggatCTAGAGGGTGTGTACAATCCCGCAAGATACTCTGTGCAGGGCTGTAAGGTAGGGAAACAGCCTATCATCGGCTGTATCTACACTAGAAACACGACAGCGGTGCCAAAAGAGTTCTTCTGTCGCTGTAGTAACTCCACTGCTCCGACAGGTGGTAGCTAGGGCAACGGCAGAATTCTTCCCTTGACCTCGCGCTGTCTCCACTGAGGCTTAGGGTGTCTCTCAGGGGTGCAGCCCTTTTCACCCACTTTCTATTGTAAACACTGGCCTGGGACCGGCTCCCCCGTTCACTGCCAGCGAGGGCAGAATGAGGTTACCCAACTCCTAGAAATCAGCCTTTGAAACAGGACTGAGCCTGTGAACAAgttggagggcagggggagagcaTGGCCCAGGAGCAGCAGGCCAAGGGGACCAGCCCGCCAGAGGTGTCACAGGCGGTGCTGCGCTGCAGCTGGGCAACAGCTGAACCCACTTCAATTCAAATCAGAGTCCACTGGTGAAGAGAGGAATGTGGGTCCTTTCTCCTAAGCTGACCCGGGGGTGCTCTgttctccccattgcccaggcgTTCCTGCCCTTGCTGAAGAAGGCTGCCCAGGGAAGCAaccagaaagggctgagctgcagcaAGGCGGCCATTGTCAACATGTCCAGCGAGGCTGGCTCCATCACGAATCTCTTTGCCTGGCAGTTGGGGCAAGTTGTATCTTATCGGTGCAGCAAGGTAGGGGGTGTGCTCAGCAGGGCACCAATTCACGCTCGGTCCGTGTTCCGCTACagcaaaggggaaagaaaagtctttcttgcctagggtgaccagatgtcccgattttatagggacagtcccgatttttgggtctttttcttacataggctcctgttacccccacccccgtcccgatttttcacatttgctgtctagtcaccctattcTTGCCCCGTGGCTTATCCCCCAGATTTGACCTGCCAGGCCAGCATTCCGGCCAATCTCACTCTGCTCCCCCTTGTGGGAAGCACGGCCTCCGGGTCACATGATGCTTGGTCACCTGACCCCAGAGCCCAAGCCTTGGACCAGGACTCTGGGTCCTGCATGTGGGCCCATTGCAGTGAGAGGTGGTGACTCAGTAACATGCTGATCGTCCCCACGGAGAGAATCACACACTGCAGCTTGCATCAGCTGTCCCCCTTGCTCACCTTTCTCCTGGGGGTGGGTTCCTGCTCTCCCCACACGCTGCTGTCTCTGCTCATGGTGTCTCGCCCACAGGCTGCTCTGAACATGCTCACCAAGTGCCAATCCTTGGGGTATGAAGGAGACGGGATCCTGAGCATCGCTGTCCATCCTGGCTGGGTGCAGACTGACATGGGGGGCTCACCATCCCACCAGGTAGGTGCCTCAGTGGGAGAGGCCAGTCGTAGCCACATGTTACACTGGAGCCTGTTCCCTTATCACCCGCCCCATATTGATGACACCTCTCAGGGGCTCCCATCCCAGCGAGGCAGTCGTCAGGACCCAGCTCTCTGGGGATTCAGTGCTGTGTCCTGGGCATTGCTTCCCGGGGCTGCTGGTCCCATGGTTCCTTCAGCGCTCAGCATTGCACAGCAATCCCTACAGAGCTGCTGcttggggagctggaggggcAGGAGCTGGTCGTCTGTCTCCATTGGGGCTTAGGGTGTCTCTCAGGGGTGCAGCCCTTTTCACCCACTTTCTATTGTAAACACTGGCCTGGGACTGGCTCCCCCGTTCACTGCCAGCGAGGGCAGAATGGGATTACTGAGATCCTTTCCCAGATCCTGGCCTGGCCCCTGGTGTCCtgggccagccccagggcaggcttCTCCCCCTCACTCTCCTTTGCCCCCTGCAGGCCCCACTGACGGTGGATGCAAGTGTCCGAGGGATCCTGAACGTGCTTCCAACACTCTCCAGGAAGGAGAACGGGGCCTTTGTGAGCTGGGAAGGGAAAGTTCTTCCCTGGTGAGACGCCCCCTGGCCACGCGACAGGAGCCCTGGGTCAGGCCGTTCCAGTGACTGCGCCGTCAGCCGTGCCTGTGTCCTCAATAAACCCACTGTTCTAATGCAACAGCCCTGCCTGGAccctgcctggcctggcctggcctccacAGGCTGGGTTTGTACCATTTAGCCAGCCTGAAAGCTGGGTAAGCGCTAAGCCCCTATGCCCAGCAGAGCGGAAAGGCTGGACTCCCAACGCCGGGGCTGTGCCGGTGCCAGGGCCGTGGCGAGTGAGATCAGGGCAGCTCAGCACCCggagggcagcaggagccaggTGGTCAGGAAGCTGGTTTCAAACTTCCTGCTGAAAGAGTCTGCGAGACAAAgcgggctgcagggagccagccaatggcaggggctgggggggggggctggggatgccGCTAGAGAGCAAGCTGAGatggcagctgctgcaggggaACCGGGGCAGCCCTAAGCGTATGGAGACCAGAGCCCGGGCTCAGCACTACGGCAGAGCCAGGGGGTGGAGTGAGAGCGGGAGCTACGGGCAAGGCTGCTCTGGCTCTCTGGAGATCTGCCCACGAAGGAGGGGCTGACAAGGCTGGGGAGAACCAGCTCGGCTCCTGCCCGGCAGCCTGTGGGGTTAGAGCCGCTCTCTGCCTGGCTACAGCTGGCTGCCAAGGACATCGGGCCAATAATCTCGCACCTCTCCCCTGTAACGTCTCTGCCCAGCGCCTCGCCCCTGACACCAGGCGGAGCGTCCATGCCAGGTGGGTCCTTGACCCCCGCACCACGGTGCAGCCCTCTGGCTTCTGGGCTGGGAACTAGACACTGGCACTGCTCTCCAAAGAACACGGCAaactctcccctgccctctctcagcCACACACACAAAGGACACAGGGCCAGGCTGGACCAGGCCAGCTTCCTGCACCACATGCAGCTTCGTCCACGTGATTAGTGAGGTGGGAGTGAAGCTCCAGTAGCCGTTAGCCAATCTCCCAAAGACAAGGTGCTGCACGTGCCAGGGGCCTGACTTGGAACAATACAAAGCTGCCAGCACAGCCTTGGTCGTACGGAACGGCACAGCCCTTGACAGCAGCCACGCGGAGCCAtggggccggctttaggccaattcaaccaattccccaattgcctgcaggaggtccacctgtcctgcggtttcggcggcaattcggcggcgggtatgccAAAGCCGTGGaaccggaggacctcccgcaggcgtgccgccgaatccgcgggaccggggacctcccacaggcaagcccctgaaggcagcctgcctgccatgcttggggcggcaaaatacctagagccgcccctgctgactaTGCACAAAATACACTGCCAACAATTCTCCCCTCCTTCAGCTTCCCATTCCCAGAGTCCTATGTGGTACCCCTACAATGGTAGCTAACCCCTTTCAGACACAGGTGTGATTTACACCCCGGTCCCTTCAACTGAATCCCCTCAATCCTGTGCAATCTTTTGGGTCACCGGTTGTAGTAAAGACATTACAACCGATTTGATTCAAGTCTGGCTTTCCCTTAAGAATAAGATCAGACTGTGCATGGAGTTGAGCATTTGAGGCTTGTTTGGCTATGGAGATATTTGATTCTGTCCTTGAAAATTAAAGTGGCAGAGAATCGTGAAAGATGGAACAGACTTATCAACTCCTTGTCCCTGGCCCTGTGCACAAGGCAGGGAGGTGCCTACTGGGTagtccagtggtctccaaacttttcaCATCATGCCCCCCATACCACTGtccacccccctctgccccccgagAGCCACGGTCAGGAACTGGGGCCCAGAGTAGGGACGTGGCTCCTGGGGTCGGAGTGCGGACAGgataagggggccaaggctggagccagagctgcgACTGGGCTGGGAGCTATGGGCCGAGTCCAGGGCCATGGCTGGAGGTGGggccggagcagagctgggggcagagcagggttggGTGGAGCTCTCTGCAcctcccctgtgggggctggcctggaccTACCACACCCTTCTGAATGTTACTCTGCAAGTGCACCCCCCAGGGCGCCCCACACAGTTTGGGGCCACTGGTGTGGTCTCAGACGCTATGACTGGTCAGTTCTGACACTTACATCCCTTCCCCGGCAAGCATTCGACAGTAGGAAGGACACCACCGCCACGTCGGTTCTCTTGCCGTTCAGCCCAAGGTGCTTTTGCTTCGTTTGATCCCATCACTACAGCTGTATCCAGGGCTTTTGCACTCACGGTGCAGGGGAAGAACATCCACTTCTCTCCAGCTGAAGCTGCCCCCTTCCAAAGGAGACAGAATTCTGCTACACGGATGTTGCGCGGGGGATTATTGCTGGATTAGTCTTTGCCCTCTGAGAGCGAGATTTCAACACTGGGCTGCAGTTCCAAAGGGTTTTATACCAGTCCCTCTCCAGCCACAGCGTCGGATCCAAGACAAGCAAGTGCGTATTTGGAGgattgggagggggaagagctgtTACAGATGCTGCAGGCGAACGTTTACATCCACAGCACTCTGTCTTCATGGGCCTGGGGTCTCCTTGCACCCCAAACAATGTTCATGAAACCAGCTTAGGGTTAGTAACTGGAACGA from the Mauremys reevesii isolate NIE-2019 linkage group 16, ASM1616193v1, whole genome shotgun sequence genome contains:
- the LOC120384177 gene encoding C-factor-like isoform X1; the protein is MAGFNVRSVLVTGANRGIGLGLVKQFLGKSNPPEWVFATCRDPEGERVQELKTLASRHPNLAIVALEATDPASIKAAATRVEEHLKGSGLNLLINNAGVVKLNTLESETPETMSLVYATNVTGPLLVSQAFLPLLKKAAQGSNQKGLSCSKAAIVNMSSEAGSITNLFAWQLGQVVSYRCSKAALNMLTKCQSLGYEGDGILSIAVHPGWVQTDMGGSPSHQAPLTVDASVRGILNVLPTLSRKENGAFVSWEGKVLPW
- the LOC120384177 gene encoding C-factor-like isoform X2, whose protein sequence is MFGNQIPQLLRKRNMENNGKLQQKAEELKTLASRHPNLAIVALEATDPASIKAAATRVEEHLKGSGLNLLINNAGVVKLNTLESETPETMSLVYATNVTGPLLVSQAFLPLLKKAAQGSNQKGLSCSKAAIVNMSSEAGSITNLFAWQLGQVVSYRCSKAALNMLTKCQSLGYEGDGILSIAVHPGWVQTDMGGSPSHQAPLTVDASVRGILNVLPTLSRKENGAFVSWEGKVLPW